From the genome of Pelosinus fermentans DSM 17108:
TGATAGCATTGACAAATGTGCAATCATGTTGTAAAATAATGGAATAGAATTGCTGACTGGTTAATGAATCAGAGGCCTTATCTCGAGAAATACGGGATAGGGCCTTTTTGTATAAAAAATGCCAGAAAGCAATACAGTTCAGAAAAGGGAGTGTGCAGCATGACTGTCAGTAAAGAGACCATACAACAATATTTGCAGAAAACCCCGTATATTGCATTAGCAACTGTGAATGAAAAACAGGCACCGTCACTTAGAACATTAGGATCTTTTGCACCTGATGAGTTTAAGGTTTATTTTTCTACGGGAGAAACGACTGCTAAGGTTGGGCAAATACGATCCAATCAGCAGGTTGCTATTTTATTTCAGCATGAAAATCAAAAGATTCCATCCTTTGTTAACGTTATCATTTCCGGTACAGCACATGAATTGGATGAAGATGCTGAGCGCAGCAAGGCTATTGCTCTGCTGTCCGCCAGAAGTCCGAGGTTTAAAGAAAGGGCAGATAAAAAAGAACTCA
Proteins encoded in this window:
- a CDS encoding pyridoxamine 5'-phosphate oxidase family protein, with product MTVSKETIQQYLQKTPYIALATVNEKQAPSLRTLGSFAPDEFKVYFSTGETTAKVGQIRSNQQVAILFQHENQKIPSFVNVIISGTAHELDEDAERSKAIALLSARSPRFKERADKKELNGTAFFRIDPEEIKVVDLSKGPGASGIIKF